From Erinaceus europaeus chromosome 9, mEriEur2.1, whole genome shotgun sequence, one genomic window encodes:
- the IGSF10 gene encoding immunoglobulin superfamily member 10 isoform X2 — MGSRILVYPNGSLFIDSITEKDGGDYLCVARNNLGDDLTLMHVSLRLSPAQINHKQHFQNQVFLGKAFQVDCKASGSPEPEISWSLPDGTMINNAMQADYGGRGPRARRKYTLFHNGTLYLSKVGVAEEGDYTCHAQNTLGKDEMKVRLMVITAAPRIRQGRRTHARVRAGDTEVLDCEVTGEPRPQLFWLLPSGEMLSFSKGKYTFHTNGSLTISQVGLLDSGEYVCVARNPRGTDTKVYQLDVVPRPPSINGFHANKTVIQATAVRHSKKHLDCRAEGTPPPQTLWVMPDSVFLTAPYHGSRITVHGNGTLEIRNVRLSDSAEFTCVARNAGGESMLVVRLQVLEMLRRPTFQNPRNERVVAQRGQPAALNCSVDGNPPPEIIWFLPNGARFPDGTHNSGYRMAHNGSLLIPKATREDVGRYRCAARNQVGYIEKLILLDIGQKPVILTYSPGGPIYSVAGKSLSLHCVSDGSPKPEVRWTVPSGHVLDRPQTHGRYILQENGTLVIREATAHDRGNYVCKAHNSVGQAQITVPVMVVAYPPRITSRPPRSVLTRTGEALQLRCVALGVPKPEITWEMPDHSPLSRASVRTTQGGGAPGPQGTLVIPNPQTWDSGTYTCTAKNPLGSDSATTSLQVI, encoded by the coding sequence ATGGGCAGCCGAATCCTCGTCTACCCAaatgggtccttgttcattgatTCTATCACAGAAAAAGATGGCGGTGACTACTTATGTGTGGCTAGAAACAACCTGGGAGATGACCTGACTCTCATGCACGTCAGCCTACGGCTGAGCCCTGCCCAGATCAACCACAAGCAGCATTTTCAAAATCAAGTCTTTCTCGGCAAAGCCTTCCAGGTTGATTGCAAGGCCTCCGGCTCACCTGAGCCTGAGATCTCTTGGAGCCTGCCCGACGGCACCATGATCAACAACGCCATGCAGGCCGACTATGGCGGCCGAGGCCCCAGGGCCAGGAGGAAGTACACCCTCTTCCACAACGGGACCTTGTACCTGAGCAAAGTCGGGGTGGCAGAGGAAGGCGATTACACCTGCCACGCCCAGAACACGCTGGGGAAGGATGAGATGAAGGTCCGCCTGATGGTGATCACAGCTGCCCCCCGGATCAGGCAGGGTCGGCGGACCCACGCCAGAGTCAGGGCAGGAGACACTGAGGTCCTGGACTGTGAGGTCACTGGGGAGCCCAGACCTCAATTATTCTGGCTGCTGCCTTCTGGGGAGATGCTCTCTTTCTCTAAGGGCAAGTACACCTTTCACACCAACGGGTCTCTCACCATCAGCCAAGTGGGGCTGCTTGACTCAGGGGAGTACGTGTGTGTCGCCCGGAATCCCAGGGGCACCGACACCAAGGTGTATCAGCTGGAcgtggtgcccagacccccatcaATCAATGGTTTCCATGCCAACAAAACTGTCATCCAGGCCACAGCTGTGAGGCACTCCAAAAAGCACCTGGACTGCAGAGCAGAGgggacaccacctccccagaccttgTGGGTCATGCCCGACAGTGTCTTCCTCACCGCCCCGTACCACGGGAGCAGGATCACCGTCCACGGGAATGGGACCCTGGAGATCCGCAACGTGAGGCTTTCTGACTCGGCCGAATTCACCTGCGTGGCTCGGAATGCGGGTGGCGAGAGCATGCTGGTGGTGCGCCTGCAGGTGCTGGAGATGCTCCGGAGACCCACCTTCCAGAACCCGCGCAACGAGAGAGTGGTCGCCCAGCGGGGACAGCCTGCGGCACTCAACTGCTCGGTAGATGGCAACCCGCCACCCGAGATCATCTGGTTTCTTCCCAACGGGGCACGGTTCCCCGATGGGACGCATAACTCCGGGTACCGCATGGCACACAACGGCTCTCTGCTCATCCCCAAGGCCACGCGTGAGGACGTGGGGAGATACCGGTGTGCTGCCCGAAACCAAGTGGGCTACATAGAGAAGCTGATCCTGCTCGACATTGGCCAGAAGCCGGTCATCCTCACTTACTCGCCAGGAGGCCCCATCTACTCGGTGGCGGGCAAATCCCTCTCCCTGCACTGTGTGTCTGATGGGAGCCCTAAGCCAGAGGTCAGGTGGACGGTTCCCAGTGGTCATGTGCTAGACAGGCCCCAAACGCATGGGAGGTACATCTTGCAAGAGAACGGCACCTTAGTGATCAGAGAAGCCACAGCTCACGACAGAGGGAATTATGTTTGCAAAGCTCACAACAGCGTTGGCCAGGCCCAGATCACTGTCCCAGTGATGGTGGTGGCCTACCCTCCCCGAATCACAAGCCGTCCGCCCAGGAGCGTCCTCACAAGGACTGGGGAGGCCCTGCAGCTCCGCTGTGTGGCCCTGGGAGTCCCCAAGCCAGAAATCACATGGGAGATGCCAGACCACTCCCCACTCTCAAGGGCAAGTGTAAGGACGACGCAGGGTGGTGGGGCCCCTGGCCCACAAGGTACCTTGGTCATCCCGAATCctcaaacctgggactctgggacCTACACGTGCACAGCAAAGAATCCACTAGGTAGTGATTCTGCAACAACTTCCCTTCAAGTCATCTGA